A genomic stretch from Vanrija pseudolonga chromosome 6, complete sequence includes:
- the RHO3 gene encoding GTP-binding protein Rho3, protein MICFSVDMPTSLENVETKWIDEVRQYCPGVKVILTACKCDLREDEQVAEKLSQRSLRPTTYEEGLAVAKRIKATRYLECSAKENRGVQEAIEEGARVALGSRAHGVSGSLRQSSCCVIL, encoded by the exons ATGATCTGCTTTTCG GTCGATATGCCAACATCACTGGAAAACGTCGAGACAAAG TGgatcgacgaggtgcggCAGTATTGCCCTGGCGTCAAAGTCATCCTCACTG CGTGCAAATGCGATTTACGTGAAGACGAGCAGGTGGCCGAGAAGCTGAGCCAGCGATCGTTGAGACCAACGACATACGAGGAGGGCTTGGCGGTCGCCAAGCGCATCAAAGCGACCCGGTATCTgg AATGCTCGGCGAAAGAGAACCGCGGGGTGCAGGAGGCAATTGAGGAGGGAGCGCGCGTGGCACTCGGCAGTCGTGCGCACGGTGTCAGTGGCAGCTTGCGGCAAAGCTCATGCTGTGTCATTCTTTAA
- the COL6A5 gene encoding Collagen alpha-5(VI) chain: MRFSTPTVWAILLALSATGQASARLTQRGPNGRLVARDDYAAAAAATASPSSSGSGTAAAPTSASSAATTSVSSTASTTVTSVAPTSSPTDEEDCDEETSSTATAAPKPTDAEEDCDDEETSTTGSPAPKPTDAEEDCEDDDGPSHTASPGPKPTDDGDDEDCEDDEGATPTTSPGPKPTDGGGDTGTSPTTSPGPKPTDNGNGDDEDCDEDDEDIPWCDEGEGHEDPGTDGKPGTDGQPGTDGKPGTDGQPGTDGKPGTDGKPGTDGQPGTDGKPGTDGKPGTDGQPGTDGKPGTDGQPGTDGKPGTDGKPGTDGKDGEDCGKTVTVTVTETKTVTADPQPTPGTDGKPGTDGQPGTDGKPGTDGKPGTDGKPGTDGKPGTDGKPGTDGTPGTDGKPGTDGGDDEDCDDEEEGSGKDGDDEDCEEEEGSGKGDDDEDCEEEDDKEEEDCDEDETVSHSVPASSGQATVAPTTAAPTTTAAPTTTAAPSGVAATTTGGYGGYRRFWRS; encoded by the coding sequence ATGCGTTTCTCCACGCCCACCGTTTGGGCCATTCTTCTCGCCCTTTCGGCCACTGGCCAGGCTTCCGCCCGTCTCACTCAGCGCGGACCCAACGGCCGCCTGGTCGCCAGGGATGactacgccgccgctgccgctgccaccgcgtcgccttcctcctcgggctccggcacggccgccgcccctacctcggcgagctcggccgccactacctcggtgagctcgaccgcctctACCACGGTGACCTCGGTCGCCCCTACGTCCTCGCCtaccgacgaggaggactgcgacgaggagacctcgtcgaccgcgacggccgcccCTAagcccaccgacgccgaggaggactgCGATGATGAGGAGACCTCGACCACTGGCAGCCCCGCCCCCAagcccaccgacgccgaggaggactgcgaggacgacgatggacCTTCCCACACTGCCAGCCCTGGCCCCAAGCCCAccgacgatggcgacgacgaggactgcgaggacgacgagggagctacccccaccaccagccccGGCCCCAAGCCCACCGACGGTGGCGGTGACACTGGaacctcccccaccaccagcccTGGTCCTAAGCCCACCGACAACGGTAACGGTGACGATGAGGActgcgacgaggacgacgaggacattcCCTGGTgcgacgagggtgagggtCACGAGGACCccggcaccgacggcaaGCCTGGCACCGACGGCCAGCCTGGCACCGACGGCAAGCCTGGCACCGACGGCCAGCCCGGCACTGACGGCAAGCCCGGCACTGACGGCAAGCCTGGCACCGACGGCCAGCCCGGCACCGATGGCAAGCCCGGCACTGACGGCAAGCCTGGCACCGACGGCCAGCCCGGCACCGATGGCAAGCCTGGCACCGACGGCCAGCCCGGCACCGATGGCAAGCCTGGTACTGATGGCAAGCccggcaccgacggcaaggacggcgaggactgTGGCAAGACCGTCACTGTCACCGTCACCGAGACAAAGACTGTCACTGCCGACCCCCAGCCTACCCCTGGCACCGACGGCAAGCCTGGTACCGACGGCCAGCCCGGCACTGACGGCAAGCCCGGTACCGATGGCAAGCCTGGCACTGATGGCAAGCCTGGCACCGATGGCAAGCCTGGTACCGATGGCAAGCCTGGCACCGACGGCACCCCTGGTACCGATGGCAAGCCTGGCACTGatggcggtgacgacgaggactgtgatgacgaggaggagggaagCGGCAAggacggtgacgacgaggactgcgaggaggaggagggaagCGGCAAGggtgatgacgacgaggactgcgaggaggaggacgacaaggaggaggaggactgCGATGAGGACGAGACTGTCTCTCACTCCGTCCCTGCTTCCTCTGGCCAGGCTACCGTtgcccccaccaccgccgcccctACTACCACCGCTGCCCCTACCACCACTGCCGCTCCTtccggcgtcgccgccaccaccactggtGGCTACGGCGGCTACCGCCGCTTCTGGCGCTCGTAA